The genomic DNA GGGCATATATATCCTGCGGCGCGCGTGTGCCAGAAATCCTTGGTCTCGTTTGGCTTGCAgcgtgctagtgaatagtgatagtttgaccactaattacgatgtcaaacaaagtcagtttacaaaaccaacttcagaaccccgcgctagtgaccctgaagaatctaatgaggtttttgaccgcgcgatcagaggatggttactgtagcaaatcatcgattaattactgccattagattcgtcgcgaaaaattacacccatccttgaaaaagttttacaaatagacctcatttagtacaccatgcatacAAGATTTTTTTTGTAGAATGAAATAGCATGGAGAAAACAAACAAAGCACTTACTGATCGAGATCATATATATCTATCGTATACATAgtagtggtgtgtgtgtgtatggaGTACATAGTAGTggtgtgatatatatatatatatatatatatatatatatatatatatatatatatatatatatatatatatatatatatagtgtgtgtgtgcgtgccgGGGGCGGTCGAGCTGgcctcactactacagaaacgctaatttatcccggttgggaaacccttATTGTcctggtttcccaaccgggaacgtcaggccgggacaaaagggggtccttttgtaccgggtctggcaaccgggacaaaaggtgatCCCAGCGCCACGTGGCCGAccatacttacagaacccacaagcttgttgagatcatgcaaaataaTACgcaaggagagtaaaatacttacagaacccacaagccgaccatagagatgtcgaggtcctcctcatttaatacaccatgcaTATAAGATTCTTTTTTAGAATGGAATAGCGTGGAGAAAACAAACAAGGCGCTTACTGATGGAGATCATATGTAAATCTATATCGCCCGACCAAACCGAGACCTCCGGAGGCCTGAGCGTCGTTGCCAATTCCGTTGCTCCGTGTGTCCCCTGGTTGCTCAGTGCAATTTCTGCCTCCTGCGTGCGCGACGCGTGCCTCATCTTTTAAGTGCATGTGCGACATCCTGTCGTTGCCGCTCTTTGCGTGCTCCATTTCCCTTTGGGCCATTGAGTTTCGTGGGCCTTCTTGTGCGTCGTCCGTGTCCATCCATTATTTCGGCCTGCTTGGGGACTGCGGGCCTCCTACACCACGTCGATGCTATGCAGTTCCGTGTCACGGCTCTCAGCTCCCACCTGTACGGCATTATCCGTGCTGTCACGGCCCTCAGCTCCCACCTGTACGCCATTACCCTCGGCTGCGCCGCCCACTGCagccatcttcttcttccttcctcaGTAAGCTCCTGCTACTCTCCTTTCCCTGTTCCTCTTCGGTAAGTTCTAAGATCTGTCGGTCTTCCTCCACCTATCCGCCCTGCTTCATTCTCTCAGCTTCTCTTCTGCTGCGTGGTGTTGATTGTTGCATTTCTTCTGTTTATTTTCCCTCTTTCTGGTTCTTatatttttcccctttttcctacTCTGCCTTCATTTTCAGTGTTGTTGGTAGTTTTGACGGACCCCTTTTCTTCATCGTAATCCTTCTTTCCTGGTAGGAATCATTTTGTCTTCTTTGTGCCTGTGTCGTACGCATCACCTTGCTATGGTCGTCTCATATTTTGCTTCAATTGTGTCCAGGATTCACTCGCCTGCTCTTTGCTATGCTGGTCGTCGTTCCAGGGCCTTTGGCCCTTCTGTTGGTGTTCATTCCAGGTGAGATTATCAATTTAAGATTTTATGGCCCTTCATTGCCTGCCAATATTATTCTATCGTGGTTGTTGATTCTTCTTTCCCTTCTCTGACTGTTCCTGCTCCTTCCGTCTGTGGATAGCTTCTGTAAACACGGAACGAATGCTGTCGTTTTCTTTTAGTTGTGATGTATGCATGCCAATCCTATCTATATTGTACCATTAGCTGGCCTGTGATTATTTCGTGACTGTTGTTGCCTATGCTCTTAGTCTTAGAGTATGATTTGTTCATTGTCTGTgctcatgtttttttttatgcTGCATGTGCTCGGTTGTAAAGACTTTGTTTTGCCATTTCATTATTATCCTGTCCATTTTTTGCCTGGAATATCCGTGTCCTTTCTAAATTATTTGGATGCGCTCTGTTTTTGCTGTTAGTGCTTTCACAATTCAATTTACTGCAGCAGGCCCTTCGTACTAGGATATTGTTGTTGTGCACTTagctttttttgggggggggggattcaTGCTATTCTGCCTTTACGTTACTATTGCGGTTGGCGTCGATTTTAGCTACAGTGTTGATTTGCTTAATTGCTTCAGTATAACTTCTTTCTTTCGGTGCATCTTTCTCCCTGTGTGGGTTCCATACCTGTCTTGGATTCTATTTCAATGCCTTCTAGAAGGCCAAAATATGACCGGCCAACTGAGTCTGTGTCATCTTCTACATCAGGCCATCCTACTTTGTCTGTTCATCCTATATGTCGTAGTGCTCGACGAAGTGGTCATGATCATTATAGGCATCATGTGCGCGCTGGTTTACTGAAGGCCGGCCAACTGCATTCTTTAGTACAGGTGTGTGCTTACTTAAGGATCATCTTGGTTCAGTTTGACTCATTTTGTGTGCTGTCGTTGCTAAAAAGTCACTCAGGTGCACTGCCACCTGTTCTAATAAAACCTTACCTAAATATATGTGCACCTCTGTTCACTTTTGCCTGCTATAGACGCTTTCATTTTAACTAAACATTGGGTTGCTAATTTCTTTCTTTACCATATATGTTGTCTGACCTGGTAGGATAATTATGCTTATGACTAATCTTTGATCCTTTTTTTTATCTTCTCTGTTGTTATTTCTTTACCTTACAAAGATTTACTCACACTACTGTAGCCCTCTCAGAATTTTCATTACCTTCATTTACATGCCATATTATTTACTCAGAATTTCATTAATCCATCTATATACTTACATGTCTTTGAAATGTGTTTACAAATGAatgtttctatttctattcttgCACACAGAGCAACAGATACATTATCCGTGCACAGATCAAGTATATAGTTCCTAATCAATCATGGTGGTATTTGGCTTGTGAGAAATGCAATAGAACACTGCAGCCACATGGAGAGAAATATAAATGCGTTGGCCCTACATGTTCTGGAACAGGAGGACCTAGGTACCATGTTGTTCTGACATATATTCTGAAAAATGTGTGATGCCTTACTATACAACCTCTTCTTAGACTGTTATTATCACAGAGATTTATATTCCCTTATATAAATTATTGTCTCTCTTTGGTGTAATCTCATACACTTAACATGCCTGCATACATTATGTAGGTACAGCCTCCCTATTATTGCCACCGATCTTGTGGCACCGAGAGAGCAACAAAATGAAAGAACTATACAACTTGTGTTCTTTGGATCCATAGCACAAGAAATAATTGACACCCCAGTTGGTACTCTCATTGCTGCTAATGAAGGCGTGGGAATTTTCCTCCCAACAAAAATTACTGCCATCTATGGAAAACAATATGAGCTCCGTGTAAGCATTTCCTCAATGTCATTACAGCATATCAACATCACCTATCAAGTTGATGCTATTATAGGCATGGGTAGCATTCCTGCATCTACACCACCTCACTTGCATCTCGGTATGTTACATAAGCTAAACCTTTTGTATCAAACTGGTTCTGTATATTAACATGACCTACTACTTACCTTATCTACCTAATCGTACTTACTCAGCACTTGAAGGACAACCTTCTCATCAATCAGCAACAGAAAGCCAGCAACTCCACTCTACTGATAAATCTACACTCATCACTGGCACTGCACCAAATGGTTCTGGGTCTACACCACCTGAATGCAATAAGGTATTCGTATACCATACAAAGACCTGCTACTTTCATTAGAAACAAtgaccaagtcaccaagacattaatcaataatttttaaattatgCTAGGACATCAGCTCGGCATTACCTCATATAGATATATCAGGTACAGAAAATACTAAGTTTGAGATCCATGCAAGGACAAAGGTACAATTCCATACTACTAACAATTTGTGGCCTTAATGATCATACCTTTGCTGTATTTATGTGTTGACTATGTCCATATAATTTTAGGCTCCTGAATCATCTGAAAGCAATCTGTTGTCAACTCTGGCCTCAGTTGAAGACTTAGAAAAAGCTCAGGTATATCTCATAACATCATATCTACTATATTGCATAGAAAATCAAATACCTTTTGATTATGTAATACAACAAGATTATACTTGCCTTTCCCCATGCATCTTGCTGACCCAAAGACAAAAAAGAACAAATGTTCGATTGATGAGGCATCTCATAGCCATGGTAAAAATGATCCAAGGTATGTTACATATACAAGCACTTCAAATTTGTCCGAATAGGGTCCACATTACAATCTAAATCAGTTTGCCATATACTATACTACAATTTCTACTTAATAATGCATTCCAAATGAACATTTCAATAATTTTCATGTTTGTTAATGTGTAACACATCATGCCTTCCTATATATTCGTTACAGTGATATTCAGATGACGGCTAGAGCTCACCAATCCAGATGAACAAGACTAGGTGATTTGTATACACAGATAAATCCATTAATCTATGCAACTCCTACAATGTAATTGCAATATCTGAACTCACTGTTTCAATGCAGGGTAGCCTTGCAGTAGAGAAGGACATCCTATTTTGACAGTGGACCTAACGCAACTACGCCAGCACATGCTACTGTGCCTGCCAATTTGCGATGGTCCACATACCTCTACCGTGTGTAAATTAAATAGTAGGTAGAGAATCAGAACTACTATGGAATCCTTAGCAACCAAGCAGTGTCATCCCTGACGTCGCCCAACTAGACCATCCAACGAAAGGAAGGGAGGCCGCACCCTCCTAGGAAATGCATTTATGCAGGTGTTAGACATGTGTATTATAGCTTCCAAACAGCTGCTATATGTAAATTAATCAGTACTACCTGAGCTTGTCAAATATTATGCCGTCTGAGCTTGCCAAACATTATGCCGTCTGTCATCGTACTTCTATGAATGGACGTCTTTTCTCTCCCCAAATTGATCAGCCATACCCATACGCACAGCACCTGTAGGCGCGGTGTTAGCGCGCCAATATTCCTGTTTATACGTGGGTAGCTTCCCCCTTTGGCCATCAATCATGGTATGCACATATCCAGCGCAAAATTTTTTgtgttggaatcttactaatttgaagtactaaataaagtctatttaaaaaactttttgtacagatgggttgtaaatagcgagacgaatctaatgatgctaattaatccatgattaatcaataattaacagatggttactatagcatcactgttgcaaaatcatagattaagtaggcccattaaattcgtctcgcgatttacagcccatctatgcaaaaagttttgtaaatagacttcatttagtactctatgcatgtgtcgaaacattcgatgtgacggttttttttgtgtttacggggtttatggggtgggaactaaacagggccttaattTGCTCCATTAGTTGGACCGGATGGGTAGCTGGATACGCGGTTTTCCGGGTCCCGGGTTGATTTTGAATTCAGCGGGGCACATGGCGTGTTAACGGGTTGTCGATCACGGCGGTTCCGGCTTCATAGGATTTGGTGGTCCGACTGATCATCATAAGACTAGTATATATCTATCGGCCGGGGATCAGCGCTGGTAAGTCTAGTCCGTCCGTCCAGCTAGCTCGGTTGACCGGTCAAACATATCCATGGGTGATGCCGTGATGGGCCTGCCTGACGGCATAATTAATTGGCCTGATTAGCCAGATGGTAGCCAGATGGCCTGATTGGTCTGCCCTGTGGTGTGGGCCGACCTCCTTTTCGTTCCATTCCccctatttttatttattttttccttttcacttccatcattttttttaattttgccACGCGTGGTTGTCTTCATCGTATTTACTTTAAAATAGATTTAGTCATATGGATATGCATTTAACCTCTTGTTTTTTGTCCTATAAATAAaatcttttcctttcctttcccctgtgaggaggcggcggacggcgctgcTCTTCCGGCAGGCCGTGACGAGCTCCCGAAGCGTGCCGCCCGTCGCCGCTGGGTTGTCGTTGTCGCTCGCCATGCCCGCCGTCCGCTGCAGCTGCGAGAGGAGGGCGTTGGACCTGAGCACGCGGCACGCCCGGGCTGAGCAaccaagaagaagaacccgCGTGAGTGCCGAAGGCGACGAGAGCATccaattcttcttcttccacggAAACAGACGTATAGACTGACTCTGCCAGGTCTGGTCGCTCATGTGCAGAAGGGATTGGAGCATTTCAAAGCTCGCTCGTGTAGAGAAGCCAGAGAATTTCAGCGAACCTGGACCGGATGGATGGACACCATCCGTGCCCCACCCATGGCGACCAGAGCTcccggcatcggcggcggcagAACCAGGCCTGCCGAGGCTAGCGGCTGTGACCTATCTTTAGAAGCACGCgtcgggtcgccgccgccgtcaaccttCC from Panicum virgatum strain AP13 chromosome 7N, P.virgatum_v5, whole genome shotgun sequence includes the following:
- the LOC120680519 gene encoding uncharacterized protein LOC120680519 isoform X3 — translated: MQFRVTALSSHLYGIIRAVTALSSHLYAITLGCAAHCSHLLLPSSVSSCYSPFPVPLRVVGSFDGPLFFIVILLSWIHSPALCYAGRRSRAFGPSVGVHSRTLQPHGEKYKCVGPTCSGTGGPRYSLPIIATDLVAPREQQNERTIQLVFFGSIAQEIIDTPVGTLIAANEGVGIFLPTKITAIYGKQYELRVSISSMSLQHINITYQVDAIIGMGSIPASTPPHLHLALEGQPSHQSATESQQLHSTDKSTLITGTAPNGSGSTPPECNKDISSALPHIDISGTENTKFEIHARTKAPESSESNLLSTLASVEDLEKAQVYLITSYLLYCIENQIPFDYVIQQDYTCLSPCILLTQRQKRTNVRLMRHLIAMVKMIQGMLHIQALQICPNRVHITI
- the LOC120680519 gene encoding uncharacterized protein LOC120680519 isoform X6 → MQFRVTALSSHLYGIIRAVTALSSHLYAITLGCAAHCSHLLLPSSVSSCYSPFPVPLRVVGSFDGPLFFIVILLSWIHSPALCYAGRRSRAFGPSVGVHSRTLQPHGEKYKCVGPTCSGTGGPRYSLPIIATDLVAPREQQNERTIQLVFFGSIAQEIIDTPVGTLIAANEGVGIFLPTKITAIYGKQYELRVSISSMSLQHINITYQVDAIIGMGSIPASTPPHLHLALEGQPSHQSATESQQLHSTDKSTLITGTAPNGSGSTPPECNKDISSALPHIDISGTENTKFEIHARTKAPESSESNLLSTLASVEDLEKAQTKKNKCSIDEASHSHGKNDPRYVTYTSTSNLSYTILQFLLNNAFQMNISIIFMFVNV
- the LOC120680519 gene encoding uncharacterized protein LOC120680519 isoform X1 — translated: MQFRVTALSSHLYGIIRAVTALSSHLYAITLGCAAHCSHLLLPSSVSSCYSPFPVPLRVVGSFDGPLFFIVILLSWIHSPALCYAGRRSRAFGPSVGVHSRTLQPHGEKYKCVGPTCSGTGGPRYSLPIIATDLVAPREQQNERTIQLVFFGSIAQEIIDTPVGTLIAANEGVGIFLPTKITAIYGKQYELRVSISSMSLQHINITYQVDAIIGMGSIPASTPPHLHLALEGQPSHQSATESQQLHSTDKSTLITGTAPNGSGSTPPECNKDISSALPHIDISGTENTKFEIHARTKAPESSESNLLSTLASVEDLEKAQVYLITSYLLYCIENQIPFDYVIQQDYTCLSPCILLTQRQKRTNVRLMRHLIAMVKMIQGMLHIQALQICHILYYNFYLIMHSK
- the LOC120680519 gene encoding uncharacterized protein LOC120680519 isoform X7 — protein: MQFRVTALSSHLYGIIRAVTALSSHLYAITLGCAAHCSHLLLPSSVSSCYSPFPVPLRVVGSFDGPLFFIVILLSWIHSPALCYAGRRSRAFGPSVGVHSRTLQPHGEKYKCVGPTCSGTGGPRYSLPIIATDLVAPREQQNERTIQLVFFGSIAQEIIDTPVGTLIAANEGVGIFLPTKITAIYGKQYELRVSISSMSLQHINITYQVDAIIGMGSIPASTPPHLHLALEGQPSHQSATESQQLHSTDKSTLITGTAPNGSGSTPPECNKDISSALPHIDISGTENTKFEIHARTKAPESSESNLLSTLASVEDLEKAQTKKNKCSIDEASHSHGKNDPSDIQMTARAHQSR
- the LOC120680519 gene encoding uncharacterized protein LOC120680519 isoform X4 produces the protein MQFRVTALSSHLYGIIRAVTALSSHLYAITLGCAAHCSHLLLPSSVSSCYSPFPVPLRIHSPALCYAGRRSRAFGPSVGVHSRTLQPHGEKYKCVGPTCSGTGGPRYSLPIIATDLVAPREQQNERTIQLVFFGSIAQEIIDTPVGTLIAANEGVGIFLPTKITAIYGKQYELRVSISSMSLQHINITYQVDAIIGMGSIPASTPPHLHLALEGQPSHQSATESQQLHSTDKSTLITGTAPNGSGSTPPECNKDISSALPHIDISGTENTKFEIHARTKAPESSESNLLSTLASVEDLEKAQVYLITSYLLYCIENQIPFDYVIQQDYTCLSPCILLTQRQKRTNVRLMRHLIAMVKMIQGMLHIQALQICHILYYNFYLIMHSK
- the LOC120680519 gene encoding uncharacterized protein LOC120680519 isoform X5, whose protein sequence is MQFRVTALSSHLYGIIRAVTALSSHLYAITLGCAAHCSHLLLPSSVSSCYSPFPVPLRVVGSFDGPLFFIVILLSWIHSPALCYAGRRSRAFGPSVGVHSRTLQPHGEKYKCVGPTCSGTGGPRYSLPIIATDLVAPREQQNERTIQLVFFGSIAQEIIDTPVGTLIAANEGVGIFLPTKITAIYGKQYELRVSISSMSLQHINITYQVDAIIGMGSIPASTPPHLHLALEGQPSHQSATESQQLHSTDKSTLITGTAPNGSGSTPPECNKDISSALPHIDISGTENTKFEIHARTKAPESSESNLLSTLASVEDLEKAQVYLITSYLLYCIENQIPFDYVIQQDYTCLSPCILLTQRQKRTNVRLMRHLIAMVKMIQVIFR
- the LOC120680519 gene encoding uncharacterized protein LOC120680519 isoform X2, with amino-acid sequence MQFRVTALSSHLYGIIRAVTALSSHLYAITLGCAAHCSHLLLPSSDSLACSLLCWSSFQGLWPFCWCSFQSNRYIIRAQIKYIVPNQSWWYLACEKCNRTLQPHGEKYKCVGPTCSGTGGPRYSLPIIATDLVAPREQQNERTIQLVFFGSIAQEIIDTPVGTLIAANEGVGIFLPTKITAIYGKQYELRVSISSMSLQHINITYQVDAIIGMGSIPASTPPHLHLALEGQPSHQSATESQQLHSTDKSTLITGTAPNGSGSTPPECNKDISSALPHIDISGTENTKFEIHARTKAPESSESNLLSTLASVEDLEKAQVYLITSYLLYCIENQIPFDYVIQQDYTCLSPCILLTQRQKRTNVRLMRHLIAMVKMIQGMLHIQALQICHILYYNFYLIMHSK
- the LOC120680519 gene encoding uncharacterized protein LOC120680519 isoform X8, which produces MQFRVTALSSHLYGIIRAVTALSSHLYAITLGCAAHCSHLLLPSSVSSCYSPFPVPLRVVGSFDGPLFFIVILLSWIHSPALCYAGRRSRAFGPSVGVHSRTLQPHGEKYKCVGPTCSGTGGPRYSLPIIATDLVAPREQQNERTIQLVFFGSIAQEIIDTPVGTLIAANEGVGIFLPTKITAIYGKQYELRVSISSMSLQHINITYQVDAIIGMGSIPASTPPHLHLALEGQPSHQSATESQQLHSTDKSTLITGTAPNGSGSTPPECNKDISSALPHIDISGTENTKFEIHARTKAPESSESNLLSTLASVEDLEKAQ